Proteins co-encoded in one uncultured Flavobacterium sp. genomic window:
- the rpmA gene encoding 50S ribosomal protein L27, producing the protein MAHKKGVGSSKNGRESESKRLGVKIFGGQAAIAGNIIVRQRGSKHNPGENVYISKDHTLHARVAGVVKFQKKKDNKSYVSILPFEA; encoded by the coding sequence ATGGCTCACAAGAAAGGTGTCGGTAGTTCGAAGAATGGTAGAGAATCAGAATCAAAACGTTTAGGCGTTAAGATTTTTGGAGGTCAAGCTGCTATTGCTGGGAACATCATCGTTAGACAAAGAGGTTCAAAACATAATCCAGGTGAGAACGTTTACATCAGTAAAGATCACACACTACACGCAAGAGTAGCTGGAGTTGTTAAGTTCCAAAAGAAAAAAGATAACAAATCTTATGTATCTATCCTTCCATTCGAAGCATAA
- the rplU gene encoding 50S ribosomal protein L21 — protein sequence MYAIVEIAGQQFKVSKDLKVYVHRLANEEGSKVSFDKVLLLDDNGNVTLGAPAIEGASVEAKVLQHLKGDKVIVFKKKRRKGYKKRNGHRQYLTQIVIEGITAAGGTKKAAAKKAVVAEEVATEEVEAPKAKKAAPKAKKEATKE from the coding sequence ATGTATGCAATCGTAGAGATAGCAGGGCAACAATTCAAAGTAAGCAAAGACTTAAAGGTTTATGTTCACCGTTTGGCTAATGAAGAAGGTTCAAAAGTTTCTTTTGACAAAGTTCTTTTATTAGACGATAACGGAAATGTAACTTTAGGCGCCCCAGCTATAGAAGGTGCTTCAGTAGAAGCTAAAGTGTTACAACACTTAAAAGGAGATAAAGTTATCGTTTTCAAAAAGAAAAGAAGAAAAGGATACAAAAAAAGAAATGGTCACAGACAATATCTTACTCAAATTGTAATTGAAGGTATTACTGCAGCAGGAGGAACTAAAAAAGCAGCAGCTAAAAAAGCAGTTGTGGCAGAAGAAGTAGCTACTGAAGAAGTAGAAGCTCCTAAAGCTAAAAAAGCAGCTCCAAAAGCAAAAAAAGAAGCTACTAAAGAATAA
- a CDS encoding pitrilysin family protein, producing the protein MKNSIMMLSAALMLGGVAHAQKVAFEEYNLDNGMHVILHNDPSAPVVITSVMYHVGSKDERPDRTGFAHFFEHLLFEGTENIKRGEWMKIVTANGGVNNANTSDDRTYYYEVFPSNSLELGLWMESERLMHPIINQIGVDTQNEVVKEEKRTRYDNQPYGNILPEVKKNMFKNHPYRWTTIGSMKDLDAATLEEFKAFNKKFYTPNNAVLVVAGDFDKTKTKEWIQKYFATIPRGEEVKKQTFVEEPINQTIRATYEDPNIQIPMIVASYRTPSMKTRDARVLDLISSYLSDGKSSKLYKKIVDDKKMALQIGAVGFSQEDYGMYILYGLPMAPNTTADILKEMDEEIVKIQTDLISEKDYEKLQNKFDNNFVNANSSVEGIAENLASYYLLYGDVNLINTEIDLYHSITREEIREVAKKYLNPNQRLILDYIPSTKAQN; encoded by the coding sequence ATGAAAAATTCGATAATGATGTTAAGTGCAGCACTAATGCTCGGCGGAGTAGCTCATGCTCAAAAGGTAGCTTTTGAAGAATATAATTTAGATAACGGTATGCATGTTATTTTGCATAACGATCCATCGGCTCCGGTTGTGATAACCTCAGTAATGTATCACGTAGGATCAAAAGATGAGCGTCCTGACCGAACTGGTTTTGCACATTTCTTTGAACATTTATTATTTGAAGGAACCGAAAATATAAAACGTGGTGAATGGATGAAAATCGTTACCGCAAATGGAGGAGTAAATAATGCCAACACTTCTGATGACAGAACTTACTACTATGAAGTATTCCCATCAAATAGTCTGGAACTTGGTTTATGGATGGAATCTGAACGATTAATGCATCCAATTATCAATCAAATTGGAGTTGATACACAAAATGAAGTCGTAAAAGAAGAAAAAAGAACACGCTACGACAATCAGCCTTACGGAAATATTCTTCCGGAGGTTAAGAAAAACATGTTCAAAAATCATCCGTATCGCTGGACAACTATTGGCTCAATGAAAGATTTGGATGCTGCAACTCTGGAAGAATTTAAAGCTTTTAATAAAAAATTCTACACTCCAAATAATGCTGTTTTAGTCGTTGCCGGAGATTTCGACAAAACAAAAACAAAAGAATGGATTCAGAAATATTTTGCCACAATCCCGAGAGGCGAAGAAGTAAAAAAACAAACCTTTGTCGAAGAACCAATAAATCAAACTATAAGAGCAACTTATGAAGATCCGAATATTCAAATTCCGATGATTGTTGCTTCTTACAGAACACCTTCGATGAAAACAAGAGACGCAAGAGTTCTGGATTTGATTTCGTCTTATTTAAGTGATGGAAAAAGCTCTAAATTGTACAAAAAAATAGTCGATGACAAAAAAATGGCACTTCAAATTGGAGCTGTAGGATTTAGTCAGGAAGATTACGGAATGTATATTTTGTACGGTTTGCCAATGGCTCCCAACACTACGGCCGATATTCTGAAAGAAATGGACGAAGAAATCGTAAAAATCCAAACTGATTTGATTTCTGAAAAAGATTACGAAAAATTACAAAATAAATTCGATAACAACTTTGTAAATGCCAACTCAAGTGTAGAAGGAATTGCTGAAAATCTGGCTTCTTACTACTTACTTTATGGAGATGTAAATTTGATTAACACTGAAATTGACCTTTATCACTCTATTACAAGAGAAGAAATCAGGGAAGTTGCTAAAAAGTATCTAAATCCAAATCAGCGTTTAATTTTAGATTACATTCCTTCAACCAAAGCTCAAAACTAA